In one Grus americana isolate bGruAme1 chromosome 1, bGruAme1.mat, whole genome shotgun sequence genomic region, the following are encoded:
- the CBX7 gene encoding chromobox protein homolog 7 isoform X1, translating into MELSAIGEQVFAVESIRKKRVRKGKVEYLVKWKGWPPKYSTWEPEDHILDPRLVVAYEEKEERDRASGYRKRGPKPKRLLLQRLYGMDLRSAHKGNEKLCFSLARRFGGGDSSLPGAKPGQAEFSEKTGGAVLPFSLRKQRKNQKYLRLSRKKFPRMTSLESRNCRHEFFLNDAVGLEARQGPEDWEAMQHTSKEADVDGSLPWIPTVPPSEVTVTDITANSITVTFREAQVAEGFFRDRTVRGDGSYLCR; encoded by the exons ATGGAGCTGTCGGCCATCGGGGAGCAGGTGTTCGCGGTGGAGAGCATCCGCAAGAAACGCGTGCGGAAG GGTAAAGTAGAATACCTGGTGAAGTGGAAAGGATGGCCCCCAAA ATACAGCACGTGGGAGCCAGAGGATCATATCTTGGACCCTCGCCTGGTAGTGGCTTATGAAGAAAA GGAAGAGAGAGACCGTGCATCTGGGTACAGGAAAAGAGGCCCCAAACCAAAGCGCCTCCTACTGCAG CGGCTGTATGGCATGGACTTGAGGAGTGCCCACAAGGGAAATGAGAAGCTGTGTTTCTCTCTTGCACGGAGATTTGGAGGAGGAGACAGCAGCCTGCCAGGGGCCAAGCCAGGGCAGGCAGAGTTCTCAGAGAAGACTGGAGGAGCAGTCCTACCATTCTCTCTCCGGAAGCAACGCAAAAACCAGAAGTACCTGCGACTGTCAAGGAAGAAGTTTCCCCGCATGACGAGCCTGGAGAGCCGAAACTGCAGGCATGAGTTCTTCCTGAATGATGCAGTGGGCCTAGAGGCCAGGCAGGGCCCTGAGGACTGGGAGGCCATGCAGCACACCAGCAAAGAAG CAGATGTGGATGGCAGTCTCCCTTGGATTCCCACCGTGCCCCCCAGCGAAGTGACAGTGACAGACATCACGGCAAACTCCATTACCGTCACTTTCAGAGAAGCACAAGTGGCTGAGGGCTTCTTCCGAGACCGGA CAGTGAGAGGCGATGGATCCTACCTGTGTAGATAA
- the CBX7 gene encoding chromobox protein homolog 7 isoform X2, with protein sequence MELSAIGEQVFAVESIRKKRVRKGKVEYLVKWKGWPPKYSTWEPEDHILDPRLVVAYEEKEERDRASGYRKRGPKPKRLLLQRLYGMDLRSAHKGNEKLCFSLARRFGGGDSSLPGAKPGQAEFSEKTGGAVLPFSLRKQRKNQKYLRLSRKKFPRMTSLESRNCRHEFFLNDAVGLEARQGPEDWEAMQHTSKEDVDGSLPWIPTVPPSEVTVTDITANSITVTFREAQVAEGFFRDRTVRGDGSYLCR encoded by the exons ATGGAGCTGTCGGCCATCGGGGAGCAGGTGTTCGCGGTGGAGAGCATCCGCAAGAAACGCGTGCGGAAG GGTAAAGTAGAATACCTGGTGAAGTGGAAAGGATGGCCCCCAAA ATACAGCACGTGGGAGCCAGAGGATCATATCTTGGACCCTCGCCTGGTAGTGGCTTATGAAGAAAA GGAAGAGAGAGACCGTGCATCTGGGTACAGGAAAAGAGGCCCCAAACCAAAGCGCCTCCTACTGCAG CGGCTGTATGGCATGGACTTGAGGAGTGCCCACAAGGGAAATGAGAAGCTGTGTTTCTCTCTTGCACGGAGATTTGGAGGAGGAGACAGCAGCCTGCCAGGGGCCAAGCCAGGGCAGGCAGAGTTCTCAGAGAAGACTGGAGGAGCAGTCCTACCATTCTCTCTCCGGAAGCAACGCAAAAACCAGAAGTACCTGCGACTGTCAAGGAAGAAGTTTCCCCGCATGACGAGCCTGGAGAGCCGAAACTGCAGGCATGAGTTCTTCCTGAATGATGCAGTGGGCCTAGAGGCCAGGCAGGGCCCTGAGGACTGGGAGGCCATGCAGCACACCAGCAAAGAAG ATGTGGATGGCAGTCTCCCTTGGATTCCCACCGTGCCCCCCAGCGAAGTGACAGTGACAGACATCACGGCAAACTCCATTACCGTCACTTTCAGAGAAGCACAAGTGGCTGAGGGCTTCTTCCGAGACCGGA CAGTGAGAGGCGATGGATCCTACCTGTGTAGATAA
- the CBX7 gene encoding chromobox protein homolog 7 isoform X3, whose translation MELSAIGEQVFAVESIRKKRVRKGKVEYLVKWKGWPPKYSTWEPEDHILDPRLVVAYEEKEERDRASGYRKRGPKPKRLLLQRLYGMDLRSAHKGNEKLCFSLARRFGGGDSSLPGAKPGQAEFSEKTGGAVLPFSLRKQRKNQKYLRLSRKKFPRMTSLESRNCRHEFFLNDAVGLEARQGPEDWEAMQHTSKEADVDGSLPWIPTVPPSEVTVTDITANSITVTFREAQVAEGFFRDRSAQF comes from the exons ATGGAGCTGTCGGCCATCGGGGAGCAGGTGTTCGCGGTGGAGAGCATCCGCAAGAAACGCGTGCGGAAG GGTAAAGTAGAATACCTGGTGAAGTGGAAAGGATGGCCCCCAAA ATACAGCACGTGGGAGCCAGAGGATCATATCTTGGACCCTCGCCTGGTAGTGGCTTATGAAGAAAA GGAAGAGAGAGACCGTGCATCTGGGTACAGGAAAAGAGGCCCCAAACCAAAGCGCCTCCTACTGCAG CGGCTGTATGGCATGGACTTGAGGAGTGCCCACAAGGGAAATGAGAAGCTGTGTTTCTCTCTTGCACGGAGATTTGGAGGAGGAGACAGCAGCCTGCCAGGGGCCAAGCCAGGGCAGGCAGAGTTCTCAGAGAAGACTGGAGGAGCAGTCCTACCATTCTCTCTCCGGAAGCAACGCAAAAACCAGAAGTACCTGCGACTGTCAAGGAAGAAGTTTCCCCGCATGACGAGCCTGGAGAGCCGAAACTGCAGGCATGAGTTCTTCCTGAATGATGCAGTGGGCCTAGAGGCCAGGCAGGGCCCTGAGGACTGGGAGGCCATGCAGCACACCAGCAAAGAAG CAGATGTGGATGGCAGTCTCCCTTGGATTCCCACCGTGCCCCCCAGCGAAGTGACAGTGACAGACATCACGGCAAACTCCATTACCGTCACTTTCAGAGAAGCACAAGTGGCTGAGGGCTTCTTCCGAGACCGGAGTGCGCAGTTCTGA
- the CBX7 gene encoding chromobox protein homolog 7 isoform X4 produces MELSAIGEQVFAVESIRKKRVRKGKVEYLVKWKGWPPKYSTWEPEDHILDPRLVVAYEEKEERDRASGYRKRGPKPKRLLLQRLYGMDLRSAHKGNEKLCFSLARRFGGGDSSLPGAKPGQAEFSEKTGGAVLPFSLRKQRKNQKYLRLSRKKFPRMTSLESRNCRHEFFLNDAVGLEARQGPEDWEAMQHTSKEDVDGSLPWIPTVPPSEVTVTDITANSITVTFREAQVAEGFFRDRSAQF; encoded by the exons ATGGAGCTGTCGGCCATCGGGGAGCAGGTGTTCGCGGTGGAGAGCATCCGCAAGAAACGCGTGCGGAAG GGTAAAGTAGAATACCTGGTGAAGTGGAAAGGATGGCCCCCAAA ATACAGCACGTGGGAGCCAGAGGATCATATCTTGGACCCTCGCCTGGTAGTGGCTTATGAAGAAAA GGAAGAGAGAGACCGTGCATCTGGGTACAGGAAAAGAGGCCCCAAACCAAAGCGCCTCCTACTGCAG CGGCTGTATGGCATGGACTTGAGGAGTGCCCACAAGGGAAATGAGAAGCTGTGTTTCTCTCTTGCACGGAGATTTGGAGGAGGAGACAGCAGCCTGCCAGGGGCCAAGCCAGGGCAGGCAGAGTTCTCAGAGAAGACTGGAGGAGCAGTCCTACCATTCTCTCTCCGGAAGCAACGCAAAAACCAGAAGTACCTGCGACTGTCAAGGAAGAAGTTTCCCCGCATGACGAGCCTGGAGAGCCGAAACTGCAGGCATGAGTTCTTCCTGAATGATGCAGTGGGCCTAGAGGCCAGGCAGGGCCCTGAGGACTGGGAGGCCATGCAGCACACCAGCAAAGAAG ATGTGGATGGCAGTCTCCCTTGGATTCCCACCGTGCCCCCCAGCGAAGTGACAGTGACAGACATCACGGCAAACTCCATTACCGTCACTTTCAGAGAAGCACAAGTGGCTGAGGGCTTCTTCCGAGACCGGAGTGCGCAGTTCTGA